The nucleotide sequence AACTTTATCAATTCACCAACTCTTTAAGCACCAATGTTTCAATCTCTTTAATCTTCTTTAGTTTATAATCATTAGAGAGGAAAATGGTAGCATGGTTCTCAATAGCAGAGGCAATCTGTAGGGCATATGGGGTTCGGATTCCATATTTTGCTCTAAATTCAGCCCCTTTTTCTGCTGTCTTTGGATCTATATTTACCATTTTGAGGTTAGGAAAATTGTTGAGAAGAAATTTGTAGTCTTTGACTGCCTCTATATTCCGGTCCTTGATAGGTTTTACCAGGATCTCAGTGAGGGTTATGGTAGATGTAACCCCTTTTGCAAGCCCCTTTTCTATGTAATAAAAAATCGAACTCAGCACGGACATGTATGGCTCTTTTGCTTCCATAGAATAGATAAAGAGCATAGTATCAAGCCCTATTACTTGGTGTCTTTTGAACAATTTCTTGATCTTATCATCTATCTCTCCCATGATTTTCTTTCCTCATTGAGATAGCTGTCAGTATTCACATCCTTCCAGACTTCCTTGTGCAATCCCATCATATAATTGGTATAATTTTTTGGCTTGGGGTAGATAATCAAGCTCCCTTCCTTAACCTGCATTAATAACTCGTCACCTGGTCCTATCTCTAAGGCTTCTCTGACATGTTTTGGA is from Thermodesulfobacteriota bacterium and encodes:
- a CDS encoding PIN domain-containing protein; this translates as MGEIDDKIKKLFKRHQVIGLDTMLFIYSMEAKEPYMSVLSSIFYYIEKGLAKGVTSTITLTEILVKPIKDRNIEAVKDYKFLLNNFPNLKMVNIDPKTAEKGAEFRAKYGIRTPYALQIASAIENHATIFLSNDYKLKKIKEIETLVLKELVN
- a CDS encoding AbrB/MazE/SpoVT family DNA-binding domain-containing protein, with the translated sequence MEVGVKLSSKCQVVIPKHVREALEIGPGDELLMQVKEGSLIIYPKPKNYTNYMMGLHKEVWKDVNTDSYLNEERKSWER